The stretch of DNA ACTAAAGTCTTTCAAGCCAGAACCTTCGCTAAGAAGCTGCGATCGCCCGAAATCTCGGCTCGCAATATGGGCCGCCGTCGCGCGCCATGTCAAGCTGGCGGCGCCACGCGGCGCGCAAACTTGCTGGAATGAGGCAGGCGCCAGCGATAGAATTCAGGCGCGGATCAGACGAGCGCTACGCTCGCGCGGTTCGCAGCTTATCCGCCCCGCAAGCGGCGTCAAACGCCAGAGGAGACCTCTCGTGGCCACTACGCTCGAATCGCAAGCGCAACCCAAGGTGCATCAAACGCAGTGCTTTATCGACGGCCGCTGGACTCCGGCCGCGAGCGGCAAGACCTTTGACACGGTGAACCCCGCTACGGAGGAGGTAATCGCGCAGGTAGCCGAGGGAGACGCCGCCGATATCGACCTGGCGGCACAGGCCGCCCGCAAGGCGCTGAGCGGCCCCTGGGGGCGCATGGATGCCCGCGACCGTGGCCGATTGATGCACAAATTGGCCGATTTGATCGAAGAGGAGGCCGACGACATCGCCGCGCTGGAAACGCTGGACAACGGCAAGCCGATCCGCGACGCGCGCGGCGCCGATTTGCCGCTGACGGTCGATTGCTTGCGCTACTACGCCGGCTTTGCCGACAAGATTCACGGCCAGACCATCCCGGTCCGCGG from Pirellulales bacterium encodes:
- a CDS encoding aldehyde dehydrogenase family protein codes for the protein MATTLESQAQPKVHQTQCFIDGRWTPAASGKTFDTVNPATEEVIAQVAEGDAADIDLAAQAARKALSGPWGRMDARDRGRLMHKLADLIEEEADDIAALETLDNGKPIRDARGADLPLTVDCLRYYAGFADKIHGQTIPVRGNYFTYTRREPVGVAGQIIPWNFPMLMAAWKWGPAL